The DNA region AGGTATATTTCAACAGATTATAAGCTTCAAGTTATTAATCTACATTAAATTAGTACCTTTTGTGAAGGAACCCCCTGCATAGAAGCATGCACAACGCCCATGACCAGAGTGCCCATTGTAAATCTGAGGTCGGTTGCATTGGACAGCTTAGACAGCAATTGCAGCAAATAAAAATcgtacaaaataaaaactaagaAACTTAAAATGTACGAAATCACTTTCTATAAATATTGGCCAAAGTTTCTCTTGAAAGGATACAATTTAATTGCGACAACTGTGTGGGCCAAAGTCCAAGTGAGGCGAGTAATTTGAATATGAAGCAAATAGAATGTGGGCACATTTTCATCCCATTGAATGAAGGAGGTTGTCCACCAAACATgcacacgcacatacacacacacacacacacacacacacacatacacatattaTGCCTGAATCACTTTCATTGTGGAAAGCCAAATCCAGTCTTGGATCATTGCGACATTTTtgcaagtatatatatattttgtttcttttttattgttgttgaagCAAGTTCTGTCGTTTGGACAGTGGACATGTGGTCagtccactccactccactgcACTGCAACTCCTCCTTTCCTTTCGTGTCTCTCTGCCTGTTGCTAcccctctctctatctctctctctcgctctctctcagTCGGTTTTGTCGCTCTCCTTTCTGTAAGTAGTGTGAAAATTGATCATAAAATGCATTCGTTCGATTTGCAGTCTCCACCTCAGTTGCATTTACAGTTTGTTAGTTTGTCAGTTGGCAGTTGCCAGGTTTTTAGCGTATATTATGCTTTCCACTTGTTTGCGTTATTGCAACTCCTCCGTCGACACTCCCAATCTGCACATTCCCACATCCCGATGGCCACCATTCAGCAATCTCACTGGGTTTGTTGCgtgcttgtttgtttgtttgtctatctgtctgtctgtctgcctgtaTGCCTCttggtttgtttgtgtgtgcagCACTGCGTCTCTCTGAATCTCGGTTACTGCCTGTGACTTGGTGGCTTTGCCTCTTGCCATCGGCACAAGTTTTTTGGGGTCCGTTTGGTTCGGCTTGGTGGTGCTGACGCTGGTGCATTGCCTTCTAGAGCTCCATCGGAGCTTGGCGCTTGATCAGTTGTGGTTTTTACTTTCATTGCATCGGTTGTTGCTGCCGCCGTGGATGTGTCCAGCTGTACATAACCGAAACAAACCGAAATATAgcaaaacaaactaaaaaaacacaatatatatatatttaaagttaGTGTTTGTGTCTTTTGTAGACAATTTGCTTTTCtttcactttgtttttttttttttttttggatttttttcttaaattttttcttaGATTGTATGGTATTACATACAATTTGTGTTTACCCACCCAATTACCACCCAAGTGTTTGGCTCTAATGTTGTAATCAAGtgtgtgtttatttgtttctttgttgctgttgctgctaatgttattgttgttgttgttgttgttgtttttgttgagaTTGTTATATGTTAAACTCTTGGTCAAAACTAGTCAAAAGTGTAACTTTGTTTTTAGCCAATCAAGTGGTAGTGCGAAAGGCGCCCTTCACCGCTTTAGTTTTACTTTCATCGCTCTCGAGTGTAAAACTGAAAACGTTGTGCATATTTTTTTCCAACTAATATTAGAAGCAGAAAATCTACACAGAAAACTTAAGGAAATTAGTAAATGAAAATTACCTATCATTAAATGACAAAAAGTAAACTAACGCAGACTCCAAAACTTGTGAAATTGTGAAATCGTTAAATGaatatgtgaaaaattttggCCAACAAGCAATTAGTTCGTAATTTGTATTTACATGGTGAAAGGAAATTGACAACAAATTGTCAagtaattatgttaaaaattgttgcagCATAATCATAATTATAAAGAATAAAGTTTAAAGCCATGCCATAACCAAAAATTTGGATCCTTACAATCATCAGGTGTTCAGGAGTCATTGAAGATCAACAGcatcacttttttttttagctgctGGCATCATAGTCATTGCCACACCATTACAAATCGCTGATGAACGAGACGCGGAAGTTATataatagcaacaacaacaactgcaactcTTCGGCATTTTCCAGCAGTAGCTGCAGCAGgcagtagtagtagtagtagtagtagtagtagtagtagccGAGGCCGAGGTAACCACCACCAGCATCATCTCATAGGCATCCACCATTGGTGGAAGGCGGATAGATAGATAAGTTGATGGTTGCTGGTGCTATACACAACAAGTTAAACAAGTTTCACCAggaaattttgcaattttcctCTTGCTGCTTTCACAGTTTGCAAGAAAAGCCAAATGGGCAAATagccaaaacaaataaaatgcaaaaagctaaaaacgatgaaaatgaaaatgtgaaaaaaaaaaactcaaagaaatcaaaatccataaatgaaaattgaatcatAAACAAGAAATGAGATGACAGTTTTATCCATTGACCAAATGCAAAGTTCAATCCACTCAAGCTGACACCTTTTTTTGCACAggaacaattttttgttttttttttggttttgctccCCAACAACGCTGTGCGCATGACGATTGTGGCATCCTGATCCTGTATCGAGGCACAGAGGACCCTTTCACATGGCGACCATGACAGTTTCAATTGCCAACAGTCAAGAGCAATTAATAGTATATAGAAACGCTAATCATAATCAACAGtagaagcagaagcagcagcattatcagcagcagcagcagcagcagcactagGGGCGTATACGTAATCAAATATGTCCAGGTATATCAATCGATATGTGATTATTGTGCTAGTCACATGGTTGTGTTTTAATGAAATTGTAATCAATATTGCTGCAAATCAAACGGATGCAAAGGCATTGGAATATCGCCGTGATAATATAACCATACTACATGAGGTTAATAGCGAGGATCAGTCAACGATTAGCTTAAACACTCATGAAGTTTTGCCACTAAAGCCATTTAAAAAGAAACCCTACATACCATTGGAAAAGATCTTGCCACGCATTGAGTATATTAAACCACATCCGCTCAAAGAATATGAACTCCATCCAGTCacatttgatttcaatttggGTGATCTAGAGGATCTGGAGCATGAGGTGATCAAAAAGGGTGATCTCAGCAGTGCCGAGCAGGAGCAGCATGTGCTGGCCAATGGTGACGGCAATGCCGATGGTGCCGAGAGTGATGACTCAGAGTTCTCCTATCGACCTCATAATCCGGATGGCAATGATACGGTTGATGTGGAAATTGCCGAATTGACGAGTGGCGGTTCCACAGAACCGACCACAGCCACTTCGCCGGCAACAACCACTCCAATGGCCGATAGCAATACGACCAGTCCGACCAGCCCAATGACCCCCATAGGAACAACTACATCTGGCACTCATATACTCAAGATCTTGCGTAGCAAACCAGCTAGCACGGCCAAGAAGGGACGCGAACTGCTCAAACAACCTGACGATGATACTCAACTCAAGACACTGGGCAGCACCATAAACAGTATCAGTCGCTATCTGGGCGGGAATTCCACAACGAATGCCAGCAATAGCATGGCCGATAGTCTATACGGATCGGCAAACTATTTCCAGATAGTCACCAATCTGTACGATCACTTCTATTGGCAAGTCTCGGAAATTCGGACCAATGTGCGGACAGGATGTGGACTCGAGATGCAGGCGTATCTCACAGCATTGCATTCCAGCTACGAGTGGGCGCAAAAAggtaagaaagaaaaagtcaTTTTATCCTCAACGGTTTATCGAAATATCCTTCACAGCCTATGATGCCTCGGGACGCTATCGCGGGCAGCTTTTGTTTGGCAATGATAAGTGGTTGGGTCAATTGGGTTTCTGCTATGAGGTCAATCGTCAGGAGTCCAATGAAGAGCGTAAGCATTTCGATTTGGAATTCTATGTGGCGGATATTGCTTTGCATTTGCCCAGATTGAACAGATCGGTGAGTTCTATATCAATAGTTTGCCTTTGAATCAGAATGAAATGCACTGAAACTGATCAATTAGCTTCTGCTGAGTCTGGGTGAGTGTTTGCCGAAATCTTGCTCGGCCCATGATGTACAATCGATTCTCTCACTGGATCCCTATGCACGTATGCTGACCGTGTTGGGGGCACACAATGCTTCAGTGCAACAGCCACCGTTGCAGGTCCTTCATGTGCGCACTGTGCCGGGTGTCTATAGTCATTGGCGTCAGCTCAAGTTTCAAATGTTTATGTAAGTATGCCGagggcgtaagggggcgtaaAGGGATATAAATTGACTGAGATCTTGCCTAAATCTCCTGTAGTAGCTTTCTGCTCACCCTGCTGATGGTGGTAATTGTGGCCACCTACTATCAAATGAGGATTGATGAGCGTCGTCTGGTAATTGGAACTATACCGGCAATCAGTGCCAAGTGTGATGCAGCCTCAAATGGTTCGAATGGTTACTATGGCAAACCCTTTGAACTCTTCCAAATGCGTCCATTGGGTAGCAATGGCATTGTTAATGGCACAGATCATGCACCAGATGTGGATGTAAATGGGAATCGACAGCGACAGATAGGAGATAATGGAAGTGCCATTAGCCAAGGTATTGCGCCATCCGACGGTGAGGTATTGACAGTAATGCCCATGGGTTTGCCACCAGCAGCGACATCAATGGCAACTCCAGCATCGGGAAGCAGCATTGAAAAGACTGAGATGGCAGACTATCAAGTGGAAACGGGTAGTTGTACCGGCGTGGCCGGAACATATGAGGCTGAGCAACCTGTGGGTAAGTCCAAATCCATATTAATGACTATTTTCCATGTCATTTTGAGTGATCTGTGATCTCCTGTTTTCACATCATAGCTCTTCATCAGCAGCTTTTGCTGTGCTTTGCATTGCAGACCAATGCAAAGGCCATTTTAAACATTGATCGCACCAAGGAGGTAAGTGAAGGATCTATCAGAGTCCTTGAACTACATAGTAATTAGTGATTCTAATATTGTAGAGTCACACATCTTGTCTGCATGGTCTACGGGTTTTTTCTGTATTATGGACCATGATGGTGCACACATATCTACAATTGTTTGCCATTGGCGAAAATAAAGTAAGTGTTTAAATGTGCTACTAAAAAAATCCGATTTCACTCGATAATCTCTAAtctcgttttttattttgcacaGTTTGAACGTGTGATCACAGAACGTTCTGTGTGGTATCAAATCATTGGTAATGCCACCTTCTCGGTGGACTCATTCTTCTTTATTAGCGGCCTATTGGTCACTTTGCTCTACCTCAAGCAGGATCGCAAGTATCCCACAGAGACATGTTCATTCATAAAGCGAAGTTGTGCGGATACATTAATGATGTTATTTTATCGTTATTTACGTCTAACTCCTGTCTACCTCTTTGTGGTCTTTTTCAATGACCTGGCCGTGAGGTAAGTTAGTCTAACAAACTGGCTCCAAATTCTTAAAATCTTAATCTTAACACCCAATTTTTCAATAGACAAGGCCTGGATTCATCTGTATTTCAGCCGGCAAAAATTGAGCCAAACAATTGCCGCATCTATTGGTGGCgcaatattttgtatattaacAATTTCTATCCGCAACGCGAAATGTGCATGATGTGGAGCTGGTATATGGCCAATGATATGCAGTTCTATGTGATGGCCGCTCTACTCCTGGCGTTTGCCAGAAAGTGAGTAGAATTATCATCTGACACGATCAGTGGGATCAATTTCTAAAGCCCCTCTTGCCTTTTCAGATATTTTAAGGCTACGGTTCTGACATTGATAGTGTTTTTGCTTAGCTCATGGAGCATTGCCGGCGTTTTATCCATACAACATGAGTATACTCATAAGGTGGCGCTACCGTTTGAATCATTCGATTTTCTATATGATAAGCCTTGGCAGCGTGTAGGCTCCTATATAGTGGGTAAGTATGGGGAACTTGAACTTATGTTACTTCCACGTGTTTATCATTATAAATCATATATTTGCAGGTATGTTTGCTGGCTATGTGCTATATAAGGTAAAGACACCACCTCAAATATCAAGAAGGTCGAATCTGTTGCTCTGGTCGGGCAGTTTGGGTCTCCTGTTAATTGTCGTCTTTGGCGTTTGGGAGGGCCAACTGAGTACGGTTAATACGGCTTTCTATGTGGGTGTGGGTCACACCGCTTTCGGTTGTGGCCTTATCTGGATTGTTCTATCCTGTTGCTGGGGCTTGGCACCCACAGTGAATGCCATACTCTCGTATCGTGTACTCTGGCCATTATCCCGACTCACATATTGCGCTTATCTAATCCATCCGATTATAATGTTTATTTGCTCATCGCATATGAGTGGCACAGTCCATCTGAATAATCCCATGATATTGACCATGTTTCTGGGCAATGCTGTCGTATCGTTCAGTTCGGCATTTGTTATATCGGCGCTGTTCGAGGCGCCTGTTATCCGGATCCTCAAAATATGCTTCAAGAAGTAATGTTCCGGTTAACTAGCTAAACGTCTAGTGTTGATTTCTACTCTTTAATTTAGTATTCtaattgtgtttgtttttttttcttctgctgCGTTTGcatatgcatgtacatatgtaggcGTATGTAAATTTCTATCATTACTATATACTTacgataaatatatatatacatacatagacttatgtacatatatagaagtGATGAAACAGCATTGTTTGACACCTCTTTACAAATGTTTGTATGTAATCTAAGAgtctatttaaaaaaaaaaaggaaaaagaaacaaaaatataatagaTTGAAAATCATTATCATCAGAAATCCATTATCCCAATCATTTGAGCTCATTAATAAGCCCCATCGGTTCGCTCCGGATGCACTAGATGCACTAACAAATCATCCGTTACTTCCACACTAATATCGGCAAAGGCATATCCGGCAGTCGATAGCTCCAGTTCCTGCTCGTTGAGTACCCAATATGCATCGCTAGCCTGCTCTGAGTGCATCTCAAATTCCGGATATAGCAATTGTATTGCACTGTGGCGAAACAAATGAATTGCATCCAGTGCCTGGCACTGAGCCAACCGACAAGCATCTAGGTCCGCACAACGCGAAGAAGACATCCATGCTTGATCCAGTTGGGCCAAAAGACGACGAAATATAAAATTGCCATAATGCCGCCGCTTCATTTCGTTATATTGCTTTCGGCGCAAAGCATTCGAGTGGGTTAGGGTCATCGTTATATATACCATAAGCACTAATTGTGTGCACACCGAAAGTCCAAGGATCAGCATAAGCGACTCGTCATTGTATAGATCCATTGGTGGCTCACTCCAGTCCATGGTGGAGGTATATTTTCCGTTAACTGAATATCTATGCAGCATTAAGCTTAATAACatagttaatttaaaatttgcgTATGTCTTTCTTCGCGTCGGCCCAGCTGTGACCACCGACTGTGGGAAACGAATGGAATTTTGGAATTTCGATTTTACTGCTTTAATATAGGAAAGAAAATGCgaaaagtaaaaagaaaactagACAAGATTTAAAAGTCAATACGGTAGTCAtattagaaaataaaaagattttaaaagaaTTCCTTCCATTTGTATGAACTTTTCCATTGTCATTaagtttcaaaataatttttttgaatattgttACGCGccatatttggtttttgcatttttgcgCCCCTATTTTGGTTTGCCACTATTTAGTGTGACCAAACTTCCGCGCATCGCCTGGCCACACTGCCGGTACAAACACACGTATGCTTAGCGTATGTGTATGTGGAATTCCGATTCTATAAGCTagaactaaaaccaaaaaaaggaaaaaaaaagctaaattAGCAACAAATAGGTAAGCAGCAAGtgcaaatttaaataatacgcGTGTTCATTCTTGCCTAACGCATCGTTTGTATACACAGTTGAGGAGCGACGCAGAAGCAGAGTCAGACAGCTGAGAGGGAATCCGTGGATCATCGCCAGAACCAGCTGCTGCGTGGCAGCACACGTAAACGACCTAGAACCACGTCCAGTAGAACGACAACCACTTAGCAGCCTACCAATTAGTAATAAAACGATAGCAGTAAAGCGGAAGCAAAGACAAATAGCCAACAAAATGCTAAGCAATTGCCACAGAACCACCATGAACGCCGCCACCAGCCGACAGAATTCAACAAAACTGTGGATGTTAACCCTAGTGGCCGGCATTGCAGCTCTAATGCAGATGCAGTGCGTTAGTGGAGTGGAGTTCACCTTTGACTTGGCCGACAATGCGGAAGATTGTTTTTATGAGGAGATTAAGCGCAATACCAGCGCCTACTTTGAATTTCAAGTGTCTGCCGGTGGTCAACTGGATGTTGATGTCACATTGAAGGATCCTCAGGGCAAAATCATCTACGAACAAAAGCGTTCCACCTTTGACAGTTACCAATTTGTGGCAGAGACATCGGGCGTTTATACAGCCTGCTTTGGCAATCAATTTTCGGCCTTCTCCCACAAAATCGTCTACGTGGACTTCCAAGTGGGCGAGGAGCCGGCCTTGCCCGGTGTCGACGAGCACGCCACTGTGTTGACACAAATGGAGACATCATCGCAGGCTATACACAAGAGCCTCAATGATATACTCGATGCCCAGACGCATCATCGGTTGCGTGAGGCGCAGGGACGCAAACGGGCAGATGAACTGAACCATCGTGTGATGATTTGGTCAACACTAGAGACGGCGTCTATGGTGCTTATTGGTGTGGCCCTGATAATAATACTGCGCAACTTCTTTACGGATCGCAAGCCCAGCCAGGTGCACTATGGACGCCTGTAAAACAACTAGGCCAAGGATCAGAGAATCAGATGCTGGCCACGATTAAGGTGAGGTGGCGGAggtaaagagagagagagagagcagttTTGGGGAAGGCAACCAGGCAGCAGTCAGGGCAATTCTATCGTCtacattattattaattaattaaataattgtttcCCGCCATTcctttttctttcctttgatatttttgttttgttttgtactGCGCTTTCGTGTTCCACAACGTTCCACaatctcattttttttttttttttgaaatcatTCAATTAGCTGGCTTATACTTTTggtaaatgttttaaaatctCTCTCATTCCCACCAACCCTAACCGCCTCGGCGGATAAAGCGGTGACAACGGCGGATAGGGGAAAGAAAGTTTTACAAAATACATGCAAAATGATGAAAAAATGAAACGCCTTTTTGACTACACTTAtctttaaacaaaacaaaagaaacagcTAAACAAACACGAACGTTTAAAGCCACACCTTCCAATGCCAGTTTAGAGATACAAAATAAACAGacatttgtaattaaatttctaAAACGATGTTGTGGCGTTTATTTCCAAAAGGTTATAGATTTTGCTGAACTTTCTGCTGTTCGTGTCTCAATTCTCTTCGCAATTCGCGCATGGTTACCTGTAAGAAATTTGCAATATTAATTTAATAGGAGACCATTCACTCCGATTCAGTTAATGAATATGATTTCTGTTGGTTAGTTACTTCTTTATATAGTGCTTAGAATTAAGTTATTTACCTTGCAAACTGATGAGTTATTTACGCATCGACTTTTCgaaaaaagttttgaaatatCCAAATGAATTAgaggatatatatatatatatatataaatattaatcaaTTTACGGAACAGCCAcagcaacaaaattaaaataacgTAATTTAAAGCCAATTTTAACAGGTTTTGAGTTCGAGGTCAAGGGGGTTGGGAGAGATGTTCCAATCTCAATTTGATATTCTAATGttagccaacaaaaaaatttagtttaaatgTTACCACTGGTTCAATTTGGAATACTGTGAATTAGCTACAAAAAACTTCATGTAGTAATtagctttaaaaaaaaagaacagaaaaaagaaatctAAGAAAGGAAATGAACTAAAGGACTGACGTTGGTCTTCCGCATTCACAAAGTggttgtgtatgtgtgtgtgtgtgtgggtgtgtgttaAGTTGTAAGGTTATTGATATGGAATACGGTCGGTCATCGCTCCGAAATCGAGATTTGGATTTGTTTTGGTTATTTAGACATAAATGCGAATGCGGGCAGAGGTGGGTTGATATCAATTCATATCTATATCTTCCAATCGTACTGGCTGCGTATATGGTATAACCGATTTCTTATTGACATCCCGCGACATAGCCTTTCGCATATCtgaataaaaagagaaaataagagAAATCAAATTATCATCAAATTCAACAAAACTATTGGCTCCAATCACCATATGCATCTTCATCCTGATCGCCCGAATAATACTCGAGTATAGTTCGATATATAATATAGCCCAAATTCTTGTACATATTGATCGCCACCTGATTGCTTTTTCTTACAAAAAGATCTACAAAGTAGGCCCGCTTCTTTTCGGATACATCCTCCAGAAAGTTCATTAGCAAGGCTGCCAGTCCCAGGCGTCGGTAGTCAGGCGATACAGTCAGAGCCGTAACATGTCCATGCCAATTATCGGAAAGACCCTCCACTTTACCCATGACTGTGAATACAAATTGCTTAGTTTGAAGTTGCTTTTTCTCTTCAACTTGTTGACTTACTATAGCCCATTATCTGGCCGCTTGGCGACTCGGCAAGTTGGAAATATTCTGGCCATTTTGCCAGATAATGCGTATAGAAGGATAGTCCATAGGTTTCCGTAAGTGGGTCAAAGTTGCTGTATTAGAAATTATGTGAGAAATTAGTCCTTTATTTAGATTCAACTTACAcattattgaatttaaaaagatCGTCGCAGGTGAAAGGCCTCAGTGTAGTCataatgtgtgtatgtgtttaaTATGTGTGTCTCGTGTGTGTATATTGTAAATGTGAGCCAACTCGGATTACGATTTCCGACTTCCTTCTATTTTGGGTTTTGACACCGGCAGCCCAGCTGTTAGTGTGACCATTCATCTTTGCTCACCTGTTaattaacagcaacaacattgcTTATTTTTGAGTGTGTTATCGATAGTCGATAAACACACACGGCACGTGTAGCGCGTCTGGAATCgttgttattaaaaattttattgaattatatataaaactaaataatttAGCATGCCTCCTGTTGCCCAAGAGGGCAATTGCCTTATCTATCGTGGCAGCAATTTCCTAAAGCAGCGCTTAGTGCTGTCTTTGCTAAGTGGAAAACCGGTGAAGATCACCCACATCAGATCTGAGAATGAAGGCGCTCCGGGACTGCATGAGCATGAGATTAGTCTAATACGTTTGCTGGATAAAGTAACGAATGGCACGAAAATCGAATTGAATCCAGCCGGCACAAGCATCATGTTTACACCCGGCCTGCTCCATGGTGGCCAATTGCATCATGACTGTTGCACACAACGAGGAATTGGCTACTATTTGGACGCGTTGATTGCATTGGGTCCCTTCTGTAAGACGCCCTTGCATTGCAACCTGAGTGGAGTAACCAACAGCAAAGATTCGCCCTCTGTGGACCATATCAAGGGTGCGGCTCTCTCGCTACTGAAAAGATTCCTGCTCGTTGATGAGGGCCTCGAATTGAAGGTGGTGCGACGAGGCGTTGCCCCACTGGGTGGTGGAGAAATTGTTTTTCGGTGTCCTGTGCGTAAAAGTCTTAGGGCTATTCAGTGCCAGGAGCAAGGCATGATTAAACGTATAAGAGGCACAGTCTATGCCAGTAAAGTCTCACCGGCCATGGCCAATCGAACTGTCGAGTCGGCCAAGGGTTGTATGCTAAAATTCCTCCCCGATGTCTATATCTACACCGATCAGAATCGTGGTCTAATGTCTGGCAAGTCTCCAGGATTTGGCATTTGTCTATTGGCTGAGACTACCGATGGTGTTTGCTTTGCAGCTGATTGCACATCCAATACAAGAAAGGAATCGGTATGcggaatatttttattataaattattgtCTGCTTatttactctctctctttctctctttagGAGTCTCCATCCATACCGGAGGAACTAGGGCAGGAGGCGGCTATGCGACTGCTTGACGAAATCTATCGTGGTGGCTGTTGTGATTCTTCTTATCAATGGCTTGCTGCTCTGTACATGGC from Drosophila willistoni isolate 14030-0811.24 chromosome XL unlocalized genomic scaffold, UCI_dwil_1.1 Seg141, whole genome shotgun sequence includes:
- the LOC6649185 gene encoding uncharacterized protein LOC6649185 yields the protein MSRYINRYVIIVLVTWLCFNEIVINIAANQTDAKALEYRRDNITILHEVNSEDQSTISLNTHEVLPLKPFKKKPYIPLEKILPRIEYIKPHPLKEYELHPVTFDFNLGDLEDLEHEVIKKGDLSSAEQEQHVLANGDGNADGAESDDSEFSYRPHNPDGNDTVDVEIAELTSGGSTEPTTATSPATTTPMADSNTTSPTSPMTPIGTTTSGTHILKILRSKPASTAKKGRELLKQPDDDTQLKTLGSTINSISRYLGGNSTTNASNSMADSLYGSANYFQIVTNLYDHFYWQVSEIRTNVRTGCGLEMQAYLTALHSSYEWAQKAYDASGRYRGQLLFGNDKWLGQLGFCYEVNRQESNEERKHFDLEFYVADIALHLPRLNRSLLLSLGECLPKSCSAHDVQSILSLDPYARMLTVLGAHNASVQQPPLQVLHVRTVPGVYSHWRQLKFQMFISFLLTLLMVVIVATYYQMRIDERRLVIGTIPAISAKCDAASNGSNGYYGKPFELFQMRPLGSNGIVNGTDHAPDVDVNGNRQRQIGDNGSAISQGIAPSDGEVLTVMPMGLPPAATSMATPASGSSIEKTEMADYQVETGSCTGVAGTYEAEQPVALHQQLLLCFALQTNAKAILNIDRTKESHTSCLHGLRVFSVLWTMMVHTYLQLFAIGENKFERVITERSVWYQIIGNATFSVDSFFFISGLLVTLLYLKQDRKYPTETCSFIKRSCADTLMMLFYRYLRLTPVYLFVVFFNDLAVRQGLDSSVFQPAKIEPNNCRIYWWRNILYINNFYPQREMCMMWSWYMANDMQFYVMAALLLAFARKYFKATVLTLIVFLLSSWSIAGVLSIQHEYTHKVALPFESFDFLYDKPWQRVGSYIVGMFAGYVLYKVKTPPQISRRSNLLLWSGSLGLLLIVVFGVWEGQLSTVNTAFYVGVGHTAFGCGLIWIVLSCCWGLAPTVNAILSYRVLWPLSRLTYCAYLIHPIIMFICSSHMSGTVHLNNPMILTMFLGNAVVSFSSAFVISALFEAPVIRILKICFKK
- the LOC6649186 gene encoding uncharacterized protein LOC6649186 produces the protein MLLSLMLHRYSVNGKYTSTMDWSEPPMDLYNDESLMLILGLSVCTQLVLMVYITMTLTHSNALRRKQYNEMKRRHYGNFIFRRLLAQLDQAWMSSSRCADLDACRLAQCQALDAIHLFRHSAIQLLYPEFEMHSEQASDAYWVLNEQELELSTAGYAFADISVEVTDDLLVHLVHPERTDGAY
- the LOC6649187 gene encoding transmembrane emp24 domain-containing protein 3, whose translation is MLSNCHRTTMNAATSRQNSTKLWMLTLVAGIAALMQMQCVSGVEFTFDLADNAEDCFYEEIKRNTSAYFEFQVSAGGQLDVDVTLKDPQGKIIYEQKRSTFDSYQFVAETSGVYTACFGNQFSAFSHKIVYVDFQVGEEPALPGVDEHATVLTQMETSSQAIHKSLNDILDAQTHHRLREAQGRKRADELNHRVMIWSTLETASMVLIGVALIIILRNFFTDRKPSQVHYGRL
- the LOC6649188 gene encoding N-alpha-acetyltransferase 20 yields the protein MTTLRPFTCDDLFKFNNVNFDPLTETYGLSFYTHYLAKWPEYFQLAESPSGQIMGYIMGKVEGLSDNWHGHVTALTVSPDYRRLGLAALLMNFLEDVSEKKRAYFVDLFVRKSNQVAINMYKNLGYIIYRTILEYYSGDQDEDAYDMRKAMSRDVNKKSVIPYTQPVRLEDIDMN
- the LOC6649189 gene encoding probable RNA 3'-terminal phosphate cyclase-like protein — its product is MPPVAQEGNCLIYRGSNFLKQRLVLSLLSGKPVKITHIRSENEGAPGLHEHEISLIRLLDKVTNGTKIELNPAGTSIMFTPGLLHGGQLHHDCCTQRGIGYYLDALIALGPFCKTPLHCNLSGVTNSKDSPSVDHIKGAALSLLKRFLLVDEGLELKVVRRGVAPLGGGEIVFRCPVRKSLRAIQCQEQGMIKRIRGTVYASKVSPAMANRTVESAKGCMLKFLPDVYIYTDQNRGLMSGKSPGFGICLLAETTDGVCFAADCTSNTRKESESPSIPEELGQEAAMRLLDEIYRGGCCDSSYQWLAALYMALSQKNVSKFVTGALSTYTVHFLQHLRDFFSITFKLENPEDEDDADADEERNVRGAQKVRLTCIGIGYTNINKRVI